The following proteins are encoded in a genomic region of Diadema setosum chromosome 18, eeDiaSeto1, whole genome shotgun sequence:
- the LOC140241836 gene encoding exogastrula-inducing polypeptide-like isoform X1 has translation MKTCLPLLVVLGLALVAALAEGVENGQEVLDFQARDRKGSCLLATNNCNGFGECVEGRWGDWFCRCNVGYRVGGTESSCYPDNTAREYEDELMETRETLGQCNARTSNCNGNGRCVENTRFAGEYICICNSGYTNGVDGSCYPANSAREFMETRETLGQCNARTNNCNGNGNCVENTRYAGEYICICDPGYTNGRDGSCYQYTKKEFALLDLSLRDSENLCNADTNNCNGVGYCVEARYGWSCVCNDWSQYKIGANGSCVPRNPSTRTAELLKRLYSLLEQEAGEFANQE, from the exons ATGAAGACTTGCCTTCCCCTTCTGGTCGTCCTCGGACTGGCCCTCGTAGCTGCACTAGCGGAAGGag TCGAAAACGGGCAAGAAGTGCTCGATTTCCAGGCTCGGGACAGAAAGGGAAGCTGCCTCTTGGCTACCAACAACTGCAACGGCTTCGGCGAGTGCGTCGAGGGTAGATGGGGCGATTGGTTCTGCAGGTGTAACGTTGGTTACCGAGTGGGCGGTACCGAGAGTTCCTGCTATC CTGACAACACGGCTCGCGAGTATGAAGACGAACTTATGGAGACTCGGGAGACGCTTGGTCAGTGCAACGCACGCACCAGCAACTGCAACGGCAACGGTAGGTGCGTGGAAAATACCCGCTTCGCTGGCGAGTACATCTGCATCTGCAATTCTGGATACACCAACGGCGTCGACGGAAGCTGCTACC CTGCCAACTCGGCTCGCGAATTCATGGAAACGCGGGAGACGCTAGGTCAGTGCAACGCACGCACCAACAACTGCAACGGGAATGGAAACTGCGTGGAAAACACCCGCTACGCTGGCGAGTACATCTGCATCTGTGATCCTGGATACACCAATGGCAGGGACGGAAGCTGCTACC AATACACAAAGAAAGAGTTTGCCTTGCTCGATCTCTCTCTCCGTGACTCCGAAAATCTCTGCAATGCCGACACCAACAACTGCAATGGCGTGGGATACTGCGTGGAGGCCAGATATGGCTGGAGCTGCGTGTGCAACGACTGGTCCCAGTACAAGATCGGCGCCAACGGCAGCTGCGTGCCAA GAAACCCGTCCACTCGAACTGCTGAACTGCTGAAGCGTCTCTACAGCCTACTGGAGCAGGAGGCCGGCGAATTTGCTAACCAGGAATAG
- the LOC140241836 gene encoding exogastrula-inducing polypeptide-like isoform X2, with product MKTCLPLLVVLGLALVAALAEGADNTAREYEDELMETRETLGQCNARTSNCNGNGRCVENTRFAGEYICICNSGYTNGVDGSCYPANSAREFMETRETLGQCNARTNNCNGNGNCVENTRYAGEYICICDPGYTNGRDGSCYQYTKKEFALLDLSLRDSENLCNADTNNCNGVGYCVEARYGWSCVCNDWSQYKIGANGSCVPRNPSTRTAELLKRLYSLLEQEAGEFANQE from the exons ATGAAGACTTGCCTTCCCCTTCTGGTCGTCCTCGGACTGGCCCTCGTAGCTGCACTAGCGGAAGGag CTGACAACACGGCTCGCGAGTATGAAGACGAACTTATGGAGACTCGGGAGACGCTTGGTCAGTGCAACGCACGCACCAGCAACTGCAACGGCAACGGTAGGTGCGTGGAAAATACCCGCTTCGCTGGCGAGTACATCTGCATCTGCAATTCTGGATACACCAACGGCGTCGACGGAAGCTGCTACC CTGCCAACTCGGCTCGCGAATTCATGGAAACGCGGGAGACGCTAGGTCAGTGCAACGCACGCACCAACAACTGCAACGGGAATGGAAACTGCGTGGAAAACACCCGCTACGCTGGCGAGTACATCTGCATCTGTGATCCTGGATACACCAATGGCAGGGACGGAAGCTGCTACC AATACACAAAGAAAGAGTTTGCCTTGCTCGATCTCTCTCTCCGTGACTCCGAAAATCTCTGCAATGCCGACACCAACAACTGCAATGGCGTGGGATACTGCGTGGAGGCCAGATATGGCTGGAGCTGCGTGTGCAACGACTGGTCCCAGTACAAGATCGGCGCCAACGGCAGCTGCGTGCCAA GAAACCCGTCCACTCGAACTGCTGAACTGCTGAAGCGTCTCTACAGCCTACTGGAGCAGGAGGCCGGCGAATTTGCTAACCAGGAATAG